Proteins encoded together in one Mobula birostris isolate sMobBir1 chromosome 7, sMobBir1.hap1, whole genome shotgun sequence window:
- the emx3 gene encoding empty spiracles homeobox 3 isoform X2, with protein MSPRALGSVLFHPQKKCSQLSEMPQFVRSVFHSVCRYFTRLLSVVPNSFGKRRITSVVEVHGMVRHGPANPQHTNVSAKSAAGCRLHKMQLRVLSRVHCGGEGGAESLLLHGPFTRKPKRIRTAFSPSQLLRLERAFEKNHYVVGAERKQLASSLCLTETQVKVWFQNRRTKYKRQKLEEESPDTQQKRKGTQHVNRWRMATRQTSPEDIDVISED; from the exons ATGTCCCCGAGGGCTCTCGGATCAGTGCTGTTTCACCCGCAAAAAAAATGCTCGCAGCTCAGCGAGATGCCTCAATTCGTTCGGTCTGTTTTTCATTCTGTCTGCAGATACTTTACACGTTTGTTATCCGTAGTTCCGAATAGTTTTGGCAAACGGAGAATCACCAGTGTGGTTGAAGTTCACGGCATGGTTCGACACGGTCCTGCAAACCCGCAACACACCAATGTTTCGGCGAAGTCTGCAGCGGGCTGCAGACTGCATAAAATGCAGTTGAGAGTATTGTCACGAGTGCATTGCG GCGGCGAGGGAGGAGCCGAAAGCCTCCTGCTTCACGGCCCTTTCACCAGGAAGCCTAAGCGGATTCGAACAGCGTTCTCCCCGTCCCAGCTCCTGAGACTAGAAAGAGCCTTCGAGAAAAATCACTATGTGGTGGGAGCCGAGCGAAAACAATTGGCGAGCAGCTTGTGTCTCACGGAAACGCAG GTGAAAGTCTGGTTTCAGAACAGAAGGACTAAATACAAGCGACAGAAACTGGAGGAGGAGAGCCCGGACACACAGCAGAAAAGGAAAGGGACACAGCACGTCAACAGGTGGAGAATGGCCACCAGACAGACCAGCCCGGAGGACATTGATGTGATTTCTGAAGATTAG
- the emx3 gene encoding empty spiracles homeobox 3 isoform X1, translated as MFQPTAKRCFTIEALVGKDNTSTLGDEPLRPTALRYADSVHASPFGSGFQNAGRTLYSSPELLFPEPVTHAASPALSMHPGNAHHLPAQSFFAPQQREALSFYPWVLRNRYLGHRFQGGEGGAESLLLHGPFTRKPKRIRTAFSPSQLLRLERAFEKNHYVVGAERKQLASSLCLTETQVKVWFQNRRTKYKRQKLEEESPDTQQKRKGTQHVNRWRMATRQTSPEDIDVISED; from the exons ATGTTCCAGCCTACGGCCAAAAGATGCTTCACCATCGAGGCTCTCGTAGGCAAAGACAACACGTCCACACTGGGGGATGAACCGCTTCGACCTACAGCTCTGAGATACGCCGATTCGGTGCACGCTTCCCCGTTCGGGAGCGGCTTCCAGAACGCCGGCAGGACTCTCTACAGCAGCCCCGAGCTCCTGTTTCCCGAGCCGGTGACCCACGCGGCCAGCCCCGCGCTCTCAATGCACCCGGGGAACGCGCACCATCTACCCGCTCAGTCTTTCTTTGCGCCCCAGCAGAGAGAAGCACTGAGTTTTTACCCCTGGGTTTTAAGGAACAGATACCTGGGTCACAGATTTCAAG GCGGCGAGGGAGGAGCCGAAAGCCTCCTGCTTCACGGCCCTTTCACCAGGAAGCCTAAGCGGATTCGAACAGCGTTCTCCCCGTCCCAGCTCCTGAGACTAGAAAGAGCCTTCGAGAAAAATCACTATGTGGTGGGAGCCGAGCGAAAACAATTGGCGAGCAGCTTGTGTCTCACGGAAACGCAG GTGAAAGTCTGGTTTCAGAACAGAAGGACTAAATACAAGCGACAGAAACTGGAGGAGGAGAGCCCGGACACACAGCAGAAAAGGAAAGGGACACAGCACGTCAACAGGTGGAGAATGGCCACCAGACAGACCAGCCCGGAGGACATTGATGTGATTTCTGAAGATTAG